In Colwellia sp. PAMC 20917, a single genomic region encodes these proteins:
- the pdhR gene encoding pyruvate dehydrogenase complex transcriptional repressor PdhR, which produces MQKPVKQAKLSDVILRQLEALILEGSLQAGEKLPPERELAKQFDVSRPSLREAIQKLEAKGLVNRRQGGGTFVSDQILSGLSDPLFELMSKSKESQFDLLEFRHGIEGMSSYYAAMRGTENDFAEIQKKHDGIGNAQLENDLRLEAEAIFDFYLAICAASHNAVTLHLARSMSSLLIDNIEQNLTVLAKRPDIFAQMAEFRKRLLDAIISGQPQKAWGASHRHLAFIEEVLLKMSQEDSRMERSMRRMQRSEY; this is translated from the coding sequence ATCCAAAAGCCAGTTAAGCAAGCAAAATTGTCGGATGTAATTTTACGACAATTAGAGGCCTTGATTCTTGAAGGTAGCTTGCAAGCAGGTGAAAAATTACCACCTGAACGAGAGTTAGCAAAACAATTTGATGTTTCTCGACCCTCATTACGCGAAGCTATTCAAAAGTTAGAAGCTAAAGGCTTAGTAAATCGTCGCCAAGGTGGTGGCACATTTGTTAGTGACCAAATTTTATCAGGCTTGTCTGATCCGTTATTTGAGTTAATGTCGAAAAGTAAAGAGTCGCAATTTGATCTCTTAGAGTTTCGTCATGGTATTGAAGGGATGTCATCATATTATGCGGCGATGCGAGGCACGGAAAATGATTTTGCTGAAATACAGAAAAAGCATGACGGTATTGGCAATGCCCAGTTAGAAAATGATTTACGTTTAGAGGCTGAGGCTATATTCGACTTTTATCTTGCTATATGTGCGGCGTCACACAATGCGGTCACTTTGCACTTAGCGCGAAGTATGTCGAGTTTGTTGATTGATAATATTGAGCAAAATCTTACTGTCTTAGCTAAGCGCCCAGATATATTTGCGCAAATGGCTGAATTTAGAAAACGCTTGTTAGACGCAATTATTAGTGGTCAGCCACAAAAAGCTTGGGGGGCAAGTCACCGTCACCTCGCTTTTATAGAAGAAGTGCTACTAAAAATGTCACAAGAAGATAGTCGCATGGAAAGATCAATGCGCAGAATGCAACGTAGTGAATATTAA
- the aceE gene encoding pyruvate dehydrogenase (acetyl-transferring), homodimeric type, giving the protein MSELPKIDLDSLETQEWLESMDSILENEGPDRAHFILEKLIDRARRSGTHLPFEAKTAYVNTIPPGQEPNMPGDQTIEARIRAAIRWNALVLVLRASKKDLDLGGHIGSFASSAMLYDVGFNHFFRAASDKDGGDFIFAQGHISPGIYARAFMEGRLTESQMDNFRQECDGKGLSSYPHPHLMKDFWQFPTVSMGLGPLQAIYTARFLKYLTDRGIKDCSAQRVYCYLGDGETDEPESLGAIGLASREGLDNLTFVINCNLQRLDGPVRGNGKIIQELEGTFRGAGWEVVKVIWGSYWDALIARDTSGKLLQLMEETVDGEYQNCKAKGGKYTRENFFNKYPETAALVANMSDEDIYRLNRGGHDPVKVYAAYKKAIETKGRPTVILAKTVKGFGLGASGEALNVAHNVKKMDVESIKLYRDRFNMPINDDEIADLPFYRFPEDSEEFKYMKARREALGGSLPARRVQADETLEIPSLKVFDAILKGSGDREVSSTMTFVRVLNALLKDKKIGKRIVPIIPDEARTFGMEGLFRQVGIYANEGQKYIPQDADQVAYYREDKKGQVLQEGINELGAMASWVAAGTSYSTCNATTIPFYIYYSMFGFQRVGDLAWAAGDSQAKGFLLGATAGRTTLNGEGLQHQDGHSHVQAGLIPNCVTYDPTYGYEISVIVREGLRRMYEENENIFFYLTLMNENYKHPAMPENKNVEEQIIKGIYKLETVAAKKASKKPKVNVQLMGSGTILEKVREAAQILSADYGISSDVYSVTSFNELARDGQDVARWNMLHPESKQKQAYISNVITKENGPAIAATDYIKNYSEQVRAYIDTEYRCLGTDGFGRSDSRANLRTHFEVNAAYIVVAALFELANRGDVERSVVTEAIKRFDIDTEKLNPLYA; this is encoded by the coding sequence ATGTCTGAGCTCCCAAAAATTGATTTAGATTCATTGGAAACCCAAGAGTGGTTGGAATCTATGGATTCTATTCTGGAAAATGAAGGTCCAGATCGTGCACATTTCATTTTAGAAAAACTTATTGACCGCGCTCGTCGCAGTGGCACACATTTACCTTTTGAAGCAAAAACAGCTTATGTAAATACCATACCTCCTGGGCAAGAGCCTAATATGCCAGGTGATCAAACGATTGAAGCGCGCATTCGTGCAGCTATCCGTTGGAACGCTTTAGTTCTGGTACTTCGTGCGTCGAAAAAAGATTTAGACTTAGGTGGACATATTGGCAGTTTTGCTTCTTCTGCGATGTTATACGATGTCGGTTTTAATCACTTCTTTAGAGCGGCTTCTGACAAAGACGGTGGTGACTTTATTTTCGCGCAAGGACATATCTCTCCAGGTATTTATGCGCGTGCCTTTATGGAAGGTCGTTTAACTGAATCTCAAATGGATAACTTTCGTCAAGAATGTGATGGTAAAGGGTTATCTTCTTATCCTCACCCTCATTTGATGAAAGATTTCTGGCAGTTCCCAACGGTTTCTATGGGACTAGGTCCATTACAAGCCATTTATACTGCGCGTTTCCTTAAATATTTAACCGATCGTGGTATCAAAGATTGTTCAGCACAACGCGTTTACTGTTATTTAGGTGATGGCGAGACTGATGAGCCAGAATCATTAGGTGCTATTGGTTTAGCTTCGCGTGAAGGTTTAGATAACTTAACATTTGTTATTAACTGTAACTTACAGCGTTTAGATGGCCCTGTTCGTGGTAATGGCAAAATTATTCAAGAGCTTGAAGGTACTTTCCGTGGCGCTGGCTGGGAAGTCGTTAAAGTTATTTGGGGTTCTTACTGGGATGCCCTTATTGCCCGTGACACTTCAGGTAAACTTTTACAACTTATGGAAGAAACGGTTGACGGTGAATACCAAAACTGTAAAGCCAAGGGTGGTAAATATACCCGTGAGAACTTTTTCAATAAATACCCTGAGACAGCGGCATTGGTTGCCAATATGTCTGATGAAGATATTTATCGTTTGAATCGTGGTGGCCATGATCCGGTTAAAGTTTACGCCGCTTATAAAAAAGCGATAGAAACTAAAGGTCGTCCAACTGTCATTCTAGCAAAAACAGTAAAAGGTTTTGGTTTAGGTGCCTCAGGCGAAGCATTGAATGTTGCTCATAACGTGAAGAAAATGGATGTTGAGTCTATTAAGCTTTACCGTGATCGTTTCAATATGCCGATCAATGATGATGAAATTGCTGATTTGCCTTTCTATCGATTCCCTGAAGACAGCGAAGAGTTCAAGTACATGAAAGCGCGTCGTGAAGCGTTAGGGGGTTCTTTACCGGCTCGTCGTGTACAAGCAGATGAAACGTTAGAAATCCCATCTCTTAAAGTCTTTGACGCAATATTGAAAGGCTCTGGTGATCGTGAAGTTTCTTCAACAATGACCTTTGTTCGTGTATTGAATGCACTATTAAAAGATAAAAAAATAGGCAAGCGTATCGTGCCTATTATCCCTGATGAAGCGCGTACTTTTGGTATGGAAGGTTTATTCCGCCAAGTGGGTATTTACGCAAACGAAGGGCAAAAATACATTCCTCAAGATGCTGACCAAGTTGCTTATTATCGTGAAGATAAAAAAGGTCAGGTTTTACAAGAAGGTATTAATGAATTAGGTGCTATGGCGTCTTGGGTTGCAGCGGGTACGTCTTACTCTACTTGTAATGCGACAACAATCCCATTTTACATCTACTACTCTATGTTTGGTTTCCAACGTGTTGGTGACTTAGCTTGGGCAGCGGGTGATAGCCAAGCAAAAGGCTTTTTACTAGGCGCTACTGCCGGTCGAACAACCTTGAATGGTGAAGGTTTACAACATCAAGATGGTCACTCACATGTGCAAGCAGGTTTGATCCCTAATTGTGTGACGTACGATCCTACCTATGGTTATGAAATATCGGTTATTGTGCGTGAAGGTTTACGTCGCATGTATGAAGAAAATGAAAATATTTTCTTTTACTTAACCTTGATGAACGAAAACTATAAACATCCGGCGATGCCTGAAAATAAAAATGTTGAAGAGCAAATAATTAAAGGTATTTACAAGCTTGAAACGGTAGCAGCGAAGAAAGCTTCGAAAAAACCAAAAGTTAACGTGCAGTTGATGGGCTCAGGCACTATCTTGGAAAAGGTACGTGAAGCGGCACAAATTTTAAGTGCTGATTACGGTATTTCAAGTGATGTTTACTCAGTAACTTCATTCAATGAATTAGCCCGTGACGGTCAAGATGTTGCACGCTGGAATATGCTTCACCCAGAAAGTAAGCAAAAACAAGCGTACATTTCTAACGTTATTACCAAAGAAAATGGTCCTGCAATTGCAGCAACTGATTATATTAAAAACTATTCAGAGCAAGTGCGTGCCTACATAGACACCGAATACCGCTGTTTAGGTACCGATGGTTTTGGTCGCAGTGACAGTCGCGCTAATTTACGTACTCACTTTGAAGTGAATGCTGCTTATATTGTTGTTGCGGCGTTATTTGAGTTAGCTAACCGTGGTGATGTTGAGCGTTCAGTAGTTACTGAAGCGATTAAACGCTTTGATATTGACACTGAAAAACTTAACCCACTTTACGCATAA
- the aceF gene encoding dihydrolipoyllysine-residue acetyltransferase, whose translation MSDSQKILVPDVGGDEVEIIEICFAVGDSIEADEGIVTVETDKASMDIPAPFAGKLSALLVSVGDKIKEGDVIAEMTSSQAAPETAEATEETTDEAPAEAVEETVAEVESTPAPAKAAVSAESEIIDIAVPDIGEDGEVEIIDVLVSVGDVIEVEDGLITLETDKATMDVPSSHAGTVKEVLVSVGGKVKQGAIVIKLETSSGSPVEVAAPAPVAEEVAEAPKAKPAPQKAAPVPHHPQAGTVASSGSIYTSPSIRRIAREYGVDLTLVKGTGRKSRILKEDVQSYVKYELSRPKANAGSSVAAGEGGLQVVSAKAIDFSKFGEIETKALTRIQKISGPFLHRNWVTIPHVTQFDEADITNVEAFRKEQNVICEKKKLGFKITPLVFILKAVADALREFPAFNSSLSEDGESLILKKYIHIGVAVDTPNGLVVPVVRDVDQKGIHQLSRELLEISMKARDGKLKATDMQGGCFTISSLGGIGGTAFTPIVNAPEVAILGVSKSEIKPKWNGKDFEPKLMLPLSMSYDHRVIDGALAARFTVHLASVMSDIRQLIL comes from the coding sequence ATGTCAGATAGTCAAAAAATTCTAGTCCCTGATGTTGGTGGCGACGAAGTAGAAATTATTGAAATTTGTTTTGCTGTTGGTGATTCAATCGAAGCAGACGAAGGAATTGTTACCGTTGAAACTGATAAAGCATCAATGGACATCCCTGCACCATTTGCTGGAAAGTTATCGGCATTATTGGTCAGTGTCGGCGATAAGATTAAAGAAGGTGATGTGATTGCTGAAATGACATCATCGCAAGCAGCACCCGAAACGGCTGAAGCTACAGAGGAAACTACAGACGAAGCGCCAGCAGAAGCTGTAGAAGAAACGGTTGCAGAAGTTGAGTCAACTCCTGCACCTGCTAAGGCGGCGGTATCAGCAGAAAGTGAAATTATTGATATTGCCGTGCCTGATATTGGTGAAGACGGCGAAGTTGAAATTATCGACGTTTTAGTGAGTGTTGGTGATGTTATTGAAGTTGAAGATGGTTTAATCACCTTAGAAACAGATAAAGCGACGATGGATGTGCCTTCGTCACATGCGGGTACCGTTAAAGAAGTATTGGTTAGCGTTGGTGGCAAAGTAAAGCAGGGCGCTATTGTTATTAAGCTTGAAACATCAAGTGGCTCACCAGTTGAAGTCGCTGCTCCTGCTCCTGTTGCTGAAGAAGTTGCTGAAGCACCAAAAGCTAAACCCGCACCACAAAAGGCTGCTCCTGTTCCGCATCATCCACAAGCGGGCACAGTGGCTTCATCGGGTAGTATCTATACTTCGCCATCGATTCGCCGTATTGCACGTGAATATGGTGTTGATTTAACCTTAGTTAAAGGAACGGGCAGAAAAAGTCGTATTTTAAAAGAAGACGTACAGTCTTACGTGAAATACGAACTGTCTCGACCTAAAGCTAACGCGGGTAGCTCTGTTGCTGCGGGTGAGGGTGGCTTACAGGTCGTCAGTGCTAAGGCTATCGATTTCTCGAAATTTGGCGAAATTGAAACGAAAGCACTTACGCGTATTCAAAAAATATCAGGTCCATTTCTTCATCGTAATTGGGTAACTATTCCACATGTTACTCAATTTGATGAAGCTGATATCACTAATGTTGAAGCGTTTCGTAAAGAACAAAATGTTATTTGTGAAAAGAAAAAGCTAGGCTTTAAGATCACACCATTAGTCTTTATTTTAAAAGCGGTTGCTGATGCTTTACGTGAATTCCCTGCGTTTAACTCAAGTTTGAGTGAAGACGGAGAAAGCTTAATTCTCAAGAAATACATTCACATTGGTGTTGCTGTTGATACGCCTAATGGTTTAGTCGTTCCGGTAGTTCGTGATGTCGACCAAAAAGGTATTCATCAACTCTCTCGTGAACTTCTAGAAATTAGCATGAAAGCACGAGATGGCAAATTGAAAGCGACCGATATGCAAGGTGGATGTTTTACTATTTCTAGCCTTGGTGGTATTGGTGGTACAGCATTCACGCCGATTGTTAATGCTCCAGAAGTGGCAATTTTAGGTGTTTCAAAATCAGAAATAAAACCTAAGTGGAATGGTAAGGATTTTGAGCCTAAACTTATGTTGCCATTATCAATGTCGTACGACCATCGTGTTATTGACGGTGCCTTAGCCGCGCGCTTTACGGTACACTTAGCCAGTGTAATGTCTGATATTCGTCAATTGATCTTATAA
- the lpdA gene encoding dihydrolipoyl dehydrogenase, whose product MSNEIKTQVVVLGSGPGGYSAAFRAADLGLDVVLIESRKTLGGVCLNVGCIPSKALLHVAKVIDDAAAMASHGVTFGKPEINLDKIRDWKDSVVSQLTGGLGGMSKARKVTTVYGYGKFTSDKTIEVEGNDGEKTTVTFDNAIIAAGSSVIDLPFIPNDDPRVIDSTGALELHDIPDEMLVLGGGIIGLEMGTVYRALGANVSVVEFADQLVPAADKDIVKIYTNFNKKNFNIMLSTKVVAVEAKVDGLYVTFEGKKAPAEPVRYDKILVAVGRKPNGHLVAADKAGVNVDERGFINVTNELRTNVPHIFAIGDVVGQPMLAHKAVHEAHCAAEVISGKKHTFEPRCIPSVAYTDPEMAWTGVTETEAKEQGLNIEVANFPWAASGRAIASGRTEGKTKLIFEKETGRILGGAIVGINAGEMLGEICLAVEMGADAEDIGLTIHAHPTLNESIGLAAEIFEGSITDLPNAKAVKKKK is encoded by the coding sequence ATGAGTAACGAAATTAAAACTCAAGTAGTAGTATTAGGTTCAGGCCCTGGTGGTTATTCAGCGGCATTCCGTGCTGCAGATTTAGGTTTAGATGTAGTCTTAATTGAAAGCCGAAAAACATTAGGTGGCGTTTGTTTAAATGTGGGTTGTATCCCATCAAAAGCATTACTTCATGTTGCTAAAGTTATTGATGATGCAGCTGCGATGGCTTCTCACGGAGTTACATTTGGTAAGCCAGAAATTAATTTAGATAAAATTCGTGACTGGAAAGATAGCGTAGTTTCCCAACTTACTGGCGGCTTAGGTGGAATGTCTAAAGCGCGTAAAGTGACTACAGTTTACGGTTACGGCAAGTTCACTTCAGATAAAACCATTGAAGTTGAAGGCAATGACGGCGAGAAAACGACGGTTACTTTTGATAATGCTATTATCGCCGCAGGTTCTTCTGTTATCGACTTACCTTTTATTCCAAATGATGACCCACGCGTTATAGATTCAACCGGCGCTCTAGAACTTCATGACATTCCTGATGAAATGTTAGTATTGGGTGGTGGTATTATCGGTCTAGAAATGGGTACGGTATACAGAGCTTTAGGCGCTAATGTTTCAGTGGTTGAATTTGCTGATCAATTAGTACCAGCTGCAGATAAAGACATTGTTAAAATTTATACTAATTTCAACAAGAAAAACTTCAACATAATGTTATCTACTAAAGTGGTTGCCGTTGAAGCTAAAGTTGACGGTTTGTATGTGACTTTTGAAGGTAAAAAAGCACCAGCAGAACCTGTACGTTACGACAAAATTTTAGTGGCTGTTGGCCGTAAGCCAAATGGTCATTTAGTTGCTGCTGACAAAGCAGGTGTTAACGTTGATGAACGTGGTTTTATCAATGTAACGAATGAACTACGTACTAACGTTCCACATATTTTTGCTATTGGTGATGTTGTTGGTCAACCTATGCTGGCACATAAAGCGGTTCATGAAGCGCATTGTGCAGCAGAAGTTATCTCAGGTAAGAAACATACCTTTGAACCACGTTGTATCCCTTCTGTTGCTTACACTGATCCTGAAATGGCTTGGACTGGCGTAACAGAGACTGAAGCTAAAGAGCAAGGTTTAAACATTGAAGTAGCTAACTTCCCTTGGGCGGCTTCTGGTCGTGCTATCGCTTCTGGCCGTACCGAAGGTAAAACTAAGTTAATCTTTGAAAAAGAAACGGGCCGTATTCTTGGTGGTGCCATTGTTGGTATCAACGCGGGCGAAATGTTGGGCGAAATTTGTTTAGCCGTTGAAATGGGTGCTGATGCAGAAGACATCGGCTTAACCATTCATGCTCATCCAACATTAAATGAATCTATTGGCTTAGCGGCTGAAATTTTTGAAGGTTCAATTACTGATTTACCTAATGCAAAAGCGGTAAAGAAAAAGAAATAA
- a CDS encoding alpha/beta hydrolase family protein encodes MKKIIITILLLSVTFLSHAEKQTLTYKEFGHLPIIQEPTVSPDGKHIAGIFNSEDGPSVVMSDFGSNSIIKLVSLKKSKDRIDSVMWANNERLLVSSSYSKKQWGDRFRVNRLFSVNIDGSNLIELNRAANLRSLTGAEIAMYDLNSSQQVVSLLKAEKEFVLLQMYSPKDKGQSVYKVNIYENKFEKLFVNKYDVYSWVANKAGDVVLGVGSDDYDSTITNIWYRKDNNDEWKLLHSKKAFEGETFSPILVSDDKAIVISDHKIHRDALWQYDIKSGAYDKLLYANDNYDVEGAIFNADRNEVIGAIYFEHYRKNHFFTDADTEIYNIVKNSFKQYQASIYSMSKDKKKILVAAQRDNSPPKFFWLDLANKSGGFWISQYPYLEGKPLASVQPFQFEASDGMSLHGYLTLPTTPMSNNKKPPLIIHPHGGPQSRDYQYFSPFVQYFASKGYAVLQVNFRGSTGFSNAYQTAGYQQWGKRMQDDIYEAIDWLAETELVDTNNSCIVGASYGGYVALTAAFQRPKQFKCIASIAGIGDLLELAKDKYRYESKRPFIDKTIGNPTDDKTIASLKATSAINYLKQIKAPILLIHGKHDTQVRFSQSDDFYDAAKDADLDIDFVEFANGTHYLDENENRIEAFKVVGEFLDKHL; translated from the coding sequence ATGAAAAAAATAATAATCACTATTCTATTGCTCAGCGTGACCTTCTTAAGTCATGCCGAAAAGCAAACGTTAACCTACAAGGAGTTTGGTCACTTACCTATAATTCAAGAACCTACCGTATCACCAGATGGTAAACATATTGCTGGAATATTTAACAGTGAAGATGGTCCGTCGGTTGTGATGAGTGACTTTGGCTCAAATAGCATTATAAAACTTGTTAGCCTTAAAAAGTCTAAAGACAGAATAGACTCGGTTATGTGGGCAAATAATGAACGTTTGTTGGTATCATCGAGTTACTCTAAAAAGCAATGGGGTGATAGATTTCGAGTTAATCGATTATTTTCGGTTAACATTGACGGCAGTAACTTGATTGAATTAAATCGTGCAGCAAACCTTCGCAGTTTAACGGGTGCAGAAATCGCTATGTATGATTTAAACAGCTCTCAACAAGTTGTTTCGTTATTAAAAGCAGAAAAAGAATTTGTATTATTGCAGATGTACTCTCCTAAAGATAAAGGTCAATCTGTCTATAAAGTTAATATTTATGAAAATAAGTTTGAAAAGTTATTCGTTAATAAATATGACGTTTATAGTTGGGTTGCCAATAAAGCGGGTGATGTCGTCTTGGGTGTAGGCTCTGACGATTATGACAGTACGATTACGAATATATGGTACAGAAAAGACAATAATGATGAGTGGAAGTTATTACACTCTAAAAAAGCGTTCGAAGGTGAAACTTTTTCTCCTATTTTGGTTAGTGATGATAAGGCGATTGTTATCTCTGATCACAAGATACACAGAGACGCACTTTGGCAATATGATATTAAGTCGGGAGCCTACGATAAGCTATTATATGCTAATGATAACTATGATGTAGAAGGTGCTATTTTTAATGCGGATAGAAATGAAGTTATTGGTGCTATTTATTTTGAGCACTACCGTAAGAATCATTTTTTTACTGATGCTGACACTGAAATCTATAACATTGTAAAAAATAGTTTCAAGCAATACCAAGCCAGTATTTATAGTATGAGCAAAGATAAAAAGAAAATTTTAGTGGCTGCTCAGCGAGATAATTCACCCCCTAAGTTTTTTTGGTTAGATTTGGCTAATAAATCGGGTGGTTTTTGGATCAGTCAATACCCCTATTTAGAAGGCAAGCCGCTGGCTAGTGTTCAACCGTTTCAATTTGAAGCATCTGATGGCATGTCATTGCACGGGTATTTAACGTTGCCAACAACGCCAATGAGTAATAATAAAAAACCCCCCTTGATTATTCATCCTCATGGCGGTCCACAATCAAGAGATTACCAATACTTTAGTCCGTTTGTGCAATACTTTGCCAGTAAAGGTTATGCCGTACTACAAGTTAACTTTCGTGGCTCTACCGGCTTTAGTAACGCTTATCAAACCGCTGGTTACCAACAGTGGGGTAAACGTATGCAAGATGATATTTATGAAGCGATAGACTGGTTAGCTGAGACGGAACTGGTTGATACTAATAATAGCTGTATCGTTGGCGCTAGCTACGGTGGTTATGTGGCATTAACGGCGGCATTTCAAAGGCCCAAGCAATTTAAATGTATTGCCAGTATCGCTGGGATTGGTGACTTACTTGAGTTAGCAAAAGATAAATACAGATACGAATCTAAACGACCTTTTATTGATAAAACTATTGGTAACCCAACGGACGATAAAACTATTGCCAGTCTTAAAGCGACTTCTGCAATTAACTATCTTAAGCAGATCAAAGCACCGATATTATTAATTCATGGTAAACATGATACTCAGGTAAGATTTAGCCAATCTGACGATTTTTATGATGCGGCTAAAGACGCTGATTTAGATATCGATTTTGTTGAGTTTGCCAATGGTACACATTACCTCGATGAAAATGAAAATCGCATAGAAGCATTTAAGGTGGTGGGTGAATTCTTAGACAAGCACTTGTAA